The following is a genomic window from Longimicrobium sp..
GCGGTGCGCCGGGGCGAGACGGTGCGCCTCTCGGTGCGCCGCGAGGGCCGGGTGCACGACGTGACCGTCCGCGCGGGCGAGCGCTGCATGGACCACCCGCGCGCCCCGCGTCCGCCGCGGACGCCGCCGTCTCCGCGGATCCCGGATCCCCCGGCGGTCCCGCGCGCGCCGCGGACGCCGATGCCGGGGCAGCCCCACATCCCGCAGCCGCCGCAGCCGCCGCAGCCCGCGCAGGCGCCGCTGCCGCCGCTGCCGCCTTCGCCGCCGGACATCCTCCCGACCGGGTGGTTCGGCTTCGGGATCAGCTGCGACGACTGCGGCTGGCGCAGGACGCGGCGGGGTGATACGGGAGCGTTCTTCTTTTCCGACGCGCCCGAGGTGGTGAGCGTGGAGCGGGGGAGCCCCGCCGAGCGCGCCGGCATCCGCCGCGGCGACCGGCTGACGCACGTGGACGGCGTGGCGCTCACCACGCAGGAGGGGGCGCGGCGCTTCCGGGCGATCCGCCCGGGGCAGGCGGTGACCTGGACGTACCGGCGCGGGAGCCGCTCGTACGCGGCGCGCGCCACCGCCGCCCGCCGCCCCGACGCGCCGGTGGCCGCCGCCCCGGGCGCCCCCCGCG
Proteins encoded in this region:
- a CDS encoding PDZ domain-containing protein produces the protein MRTGARIILLAVLVALPGSAWAQRGQCAKDKGRMVPDLGYGTISCSHCHMSFDDNGPVSFEFNSEPRIGDITDVGEGRLREGDVLVAVDGQLITTAEGGRRLAAVRRGETVRLSVRREGRVHDVTVRAGERCMDHPRAPRPPRTPPSPRIPDPPAVPRAPRTPMPGQPHIPQPPQPPQPAQAPLPPLPPSPPDILPTGWFGFGISCDDCGWRRTRRGDTGAFFFSDAPEVVSVERGSPAERAGIRRGDRLTHVDGVALTTQEGARRFRAIRPGQAVTWTYRRGSRSYAARATAARRPDAPVAAAPGAPRAAGQRLRYSGVVGGSEVEVRGAPVNVTRDERTGELVIRSRDLTVRVKPTDEP